In Candidatus Cetobacterium colombiensis, one DNA window encodes the following:
- the cas6 gene encoding CRISPR system precrRNA processing endoribonuclease RAMP protein Cas6: MLYSFLVRFKVIELNKENRKIERFKEKNIFKNLGNLDLVLSNVLTRDREYSLNKSYFIRVSCLTLEARQKIGSYLIKAQAFGEEIDFQNQKIVFEETILNEQKSSYTRKIDLEDFLNLQVKDIINIRFLSPTMFKFGDEYYIEPNPYLYLLKTSKKFIELFPEGDIKGEVLGIPKYIFKSVKVKSADIKTKDVRVKDRKYKGFVGEVVFDLSSIEDKFKKGINYLFYFSYFTGVGEFTELGLGQVKI, encoded by the coding sequence ATGTTATATAGTTTCTTAGTTAGATTTAAAGTGATTGAGTTAAACAAAGAGAATAGGAAGATCGAGAGATTTAAGGAAAAAAATATATTTAAAAATTTAGGAAATTTAGATTTAGTGTTATCAAATGTGTTAACGAGAGATAGGGAATATAGTTTAAATAAAAGTTACTTTATAAGAGTGAGTTGCCTAACTTTAGAAGCTAGGCAAAAAATAGGTAGCTACCTTATTAAAGCTCAAGCTTTTGGCGAAGAGATAGATTTTCAAAATCAAAAAATAGTATTTGAAGAGACTATTTTAAATGAACAAAAAAGTAGTTATACACGAAAAATTGATTTAGAAGATTTTTTAAATTTACAGGTGAAGGATATTATTAATATTAGATTTTTATCTCCTACAATGTTTAAGTTTGGTGACGAGTATTATATAGAGCCTAATCCGTATCTTTATCTATTGAAAACATCAAAAAAGTTTATAGAACTGTTTCCAGAGGGAGACATAAAAGGTGAGGTACTAGGTATACCAAAATATATTTTTAAAAGTGTAAAAGTAAAAAGTGCAGATATAAAAACAAAAGATGTAAGAGTTAAAGATAGAAAATATAAGGGATTTGTAGGAGAGGTGGTGTTTGATCTTTCTTCTATAGAGGATAAATTTAAAAAGGGTATAAACTATCTATTTTATTTTTCCTATTTTACAGGAGTAGGAGAGTTCACAGAGCTTGGACTAGGACAGGTAAAGATATAA
- a CDS encoding CRISPR-associated endonuclease Cas6: protein MGKLAIVRLNTEVKFTNRDAEKLRGFMGRAFQEDVLYHNHIDTFTFNYQSSKIYYKVLNGVLSIVGIEDGAESLIQNYEKIKEIDINGKNIAVESEITIKNYNLLIDDEKMYKYKFISPWFALNQENYRKYKEGSFDLNAQLRNNIIEFFKLNGVWADKKIEVAGDFKEILIVQKDTKVLGFIGEFSTNVKLPSYIGLGKRKSIGYGTIKEEI from the coding sequence ATGGGAAAATTAGCAATAGTTAGATTAAATACAGAGGTAAAATTTACAAATAGAGATGCTGAGAAATTAAGAGGGTTTATGGGGAGAGCCTTTCAAGAGGATGTTCTTTATCATAATCATATAGATACATTTACTTTTAATTATCAATCATCAAAAATTTATTATAAAGTTTTAAATGGTGTCTTATCTATAGTTGGAATAGAGGATGGAGCAGAGTCTTTAATACAAAATTATGAAAAAATAAAAGAGATTGATATAAATGGGAAAAATATAGCTGTAGAAAGTGAAATAACCATAAAAAACTATAACTTATTAATAGATGATGAAAAGATGTATAAGTATAAATTTATATCTCCTTGGTTTGCTTTAAATCAGGAAAATTATCGAAAGTATAAAGAGGGTAGCTTTGATTTAAACGCTCAGTTAAGAAATAATATTATTGAATTTTTTAAGTTAAATGGAGTTTGGGCTGATAAAAAAATTGAGGTGGCTGGAGATTTTAAAGAGATATTGATAGTTCAAAAAGATACTAAAGTTCTTGGCTTTATAGGGGAGTTTAGCACAAATGTAAAACTACCTAGCTATATAGGGCTTGGAAAGAGAAAAAGTATAGGTTATGGAACTATAAAAGAGGAGATTTAA
- the cas1 gene encoding CRISPR-associated endonuclease Cas1, with translation MDIYLTEFGSKLKKSGEAFCITNSKGEHYFSPNQVECFIIEDKISVSSDALQLAINNDIPIILSDKLGNVIGKVWQYKFGSNAKIRRKQLEFFQTEIGSELGKEWIIKKLKNQINHLEKLSSRRKITTYSQDILKMNKLIDKLSNLNGTPAEIRENLMGYEGNISKIYFKCISDLLPEKWKFKVREYQGAKTPYNIVLNYLYGILYSKVEHALIIAGLDPFIGIFHTDNYNKASLLFDFIEQFRFLALEQVTTLFTKGIIQQNFFLEKEDKSIILAPAKKYIIVQEFYKTLERSGSLSNKKNYTYKNLIKLEARNLATSLMNL, from the coding sequence ATGGATATCTATCTTACAGAATTTGGCAGTAAATTAAAAAAATCTGGAGAAGCCTTTTGTATAACTAACTCTAAAGGTGAACATTATTTTTCTCCTAACCAAGTGGAATGTTTTATCATAGAAGATAAAATATCTGTTTCATCTGACGCTCTACAACTAGCTATAAATAATGATATTCCAATTATCTTATCTGACAAATTAGGAAATGTTATTGGAAAAGTCTGGCAATATAAATTTGGTTCCAATGCCAAAATTAGAAGAAAGCAACTAGAATTTTTTCAAACTGAAATAGGAAGTGAATTAGGAAAAGAATGGATTATTAAAAAGTTAAAAAATCAAATTAATCACCTTGAAAAACTTTCATCACGAAGAAAAATAACAACTTACTCACAGGATATACTGAAAATGAATAAACTTATAGATAAATTATCTAATCTAAATGGAACTCCTGCCGAAATAAGAGAAAATTTAATGGGATACGAAGGGAATATTTCTAAAATATATTTTAAATGTATCTCTGATTTATTACCTGAAAAATGGAAGTTTAAAGTCAGGGAATATCAAGGTGCTAAAACTCCATATAATATAGTTTTAAACTATCTATATGGGATTTTATACTCTAAAGTTGAACACGCTCTTATAATAGCTGGTTTAGATCCTTTTATTGGAATCTTTCATACTGATAATTATAATAAAGCCTCTTTACTTTTTGATTTTATAGAGCAATTTAGATTTTTAGCTTTAGAACAAGTTACAACTCTATTTACTAAAGGCATTATCCAACAAAATTTCTTTTTAGAAAAAGAGGATAAATCAATAATTTTAGCTCCAGCAAAAAAATATATTATAGTACAAGAATTTTATAAAACTCTTGAAAGGAGTGGGAGTTTATCAAATAAAAAAAATTATACTTATAAAAATTTGATAAAATTAGAAGCTAGAAATCTAGCTACCTCTCTTATGAATCTATGA
- the cas2 gene encoding CRISPR-associated endonuclease Cas2, which translates to MIYIVSYDISNNNNRVGLNKFLKESGLLPIQKSVFFGELSPKGKETLIKESKNFFNNKKDSLLFISLCSDDFLSFKRVGVNKDLNKLKKQEVDFL; encoded by the coding sequence ATGATATATATTGTTAGCTATGATATTTCAAATAATAACAACAGAGTTGGACTAAATAAGTTTTTAAAAGAGAGTGGATTGCTACCAATACAAAAATCTGTTTTTTTTGGAGAACTATCTCCAAAAGGAAAAGAAACTCTTATAAAAGAAAGTAAAAATTTTTTCAATAATAAAAAAGATAGTTTATTATTTATTAGCTTATGCTCTGATGATTTTTTAAGTTTCAAAAGAGTTGGAGTTAATAAAGATTTAAACAAATTGAAAAAACAGGAGGTTGATTTTTTATAA
- the cas2 gene encoding CRISPR-associated endonuclease Cas2 yields MYDITENKIRNRFIKFLRNLGCLRVQKSVFLGEVSEIVLETIEYEISNIIDLASDSIYIFPISKREYRDSIFMDKRQIQNILEMSAIIL; encoded by the coding sequence ATGTATGATATTACTGAAAATAAAATTAGAAATAGATTTATAAAGTTTTTAAGAAATTTAGGATGTTTGAGAGTTCAAAAGTCTGTTTTTTTAGGTGAGGTTTCTGAAATCGTTCTTGAAACAATTGAATATGAAATTTCAAATATTATAGATTTGGCCTCTGATTCTATATATATTTTCCCTATTAGTAAAAGAGAATATAGAGATTCTATATTTATGGATAAAAGACAAATTCAAAATATTTTAGAAATGAGTGCTATTATTCTTTGA
- a CDS encoding UvrD-helicase domain-containing protein, giving the protein MSLEIINDKNIKLETFQLEFQNKIKDFYKNNKAILYVKPQIRDFNLDFLLIDFLRGVFIFKVVDWKHEEIEYMNSVVGEVRKKGVKNPFFQVKQNYNYFKGLFENQDLLLTEEGELKFNFRTFVVFTQMKSNHIKNFKYKFSDTYKEYIPRENLGMLDLNYFLSSSKQSLNDKTVNCIRGCIYPEILITDIEKKDEFLNEDLIDETIKVLDTKQEKLAKDLENGFQIITGVPGSGKTVVLISRAIHLAKAHPNWKIKILTYNRTLKSRIESKINYLKPVLEFEGISLNNLTIDTFHTLALEIAQVKACNFDNSDFWKNELPTIALSKATPTYDAILIDEYQDFKEDWINVCIKSLKIVDNQKNLLLVGDPLQAIYNNEELCFNSLDVSPLEKKLSLNFSYRTGKKQMLLASNLILDDNTVTSSTDVLSELENIKLQTNHNSEVYFIERGYTEIFDILNFLLIKEKINPEDLMILVPTNKSKEDFYHLLPNNLTSFLTFSKDFSDTHGVVTTYYSAKGLEAKICILVEFEKIKNKKIAYVALTRASEQTYIYCKEKFTNNNIIKIENFLKDIHI; this is encoded by the coding sequence ATGTCACTAGAAATTATCAATGATAAAAATATAAAATTAGAAACTTTTCAATTAGAGTTTCAAAATAAAATTAAAGATTTTTATAAAAATAATAAAGCAATACTTTATGTAAAACCTCAAATAAGAGATTTCAATTTAGATTTTCTATTGATAGATTTTTTAAGGGGAGTTTTTATTTTCAAGGTTGTAGATTGGAAACATGAAGAGATTGAATATATGAACTCTGTAGTTGGGGAAGTTCGAAAAAAAGGAGTTAAAAATCCATTCTTTCAAGTTAAGCAAAATTATAACTATTTTAAAGGTCTTTTTGAAAATCAAGATCTTCTTTTAACCGAAGAAGGAGAATTAAAGTTTAATTTTAGAACTTTTGTTGTTTTCACCCAAATGAAATCAAATCATATTAAAAATTTTAAATATAAATTTAGTGATACCTATAAAGAGTACATTCCTAGAGAAAACTTAGGAATGCTTGATTTAAACTATTTTCTATCTTCTTCTAAACAATCTTTAAATGACAAAACAGTAAATTGTATAAGAGGCTGTATATATCCGGAAATTCTTATTACTGATATTGAAAAAAAAGATGAATTTTTAAATGAAGATTTAATTGATGAAACTATAAAAGTTTTAGATACAAAACAAGAGAAATTAGCTAAAGATTTAGAAAACGGTTTTCAAATAATCACAGGAGTTCCAGGAAGTGGGAAAACTGTAGTTTTAATATCTAGAGCTATTCATTTAGCTAAAGCTCATCCTAACTGGAAGATAAAGATTCTAACATACAATAGAACTTTAAAATCTCGAATTGAAAGCAAAATAAATTATCTAAAACCAGTTTTAGAGTTTGAAGGAATAAGTTTAAATAATTTAACTATAGATACCTTTCATACCTTAGCTTTAGAGATTGCTCAAGTTAAAGCTTGTAATTTTGATAACAGTGACTTTTGGAAAAATGAACTACCTACAATAGCACTTTCTAAAGCTACACCTACATATGATGCTATATTAATTGATGAGTATCAAGATTTTAAGGAAGATTGGATTAACGTTTGTATAAAATCTTTAAAGATAGTTGATAATCAAAAAAATCTTCTTCTTGTGGGAGATCCTTTACAAGCTATTTACAATAATGAAGAACTTTGTTTTAATTCTTTAGATGTTTCGCCACTAGAGAAAAAGCTGTCTCTTAATTTTTCTTATAGAACAGGAAAGAAACAGATGCTTTTAGCTTCAAATCTTATTTTAGATGACAATACTGTAACTTCCTCTACAGATGTCTTATCTGAATTAGAAAATATAAAACTTCAAACAAACCATAATAGTGAAGTTTATTTCATAGAGCGAGGATATACAGAAATTTTTGATATTTTAAACTTTTTATTGATTAAAGAAAAAATCAATCCTGAAGATTTGATGATTTTAGTTCCTACCAATAAAAGCAAGGAAGATTTTTACCACCTTTTACCTAATAACTTAACTTCGTTTTTAACCTTTTCAAAAGACTTTTCTGATACTCACGGAGTTGTTACCACTTACTATTCTGCTAAAGGTTTAGAAGCTAAAATATGTATTCTTGTGGAATTTGAAAAAATTAAAAATAAAAAAATAGCATATGTTGCCTTAACTAGAGCTTCAGAACAAACATATATCTATTGCAAAGAAAAATTTACTAATAATAATATTATTAAAATTGAAAACTTTTTAAAAGATATTCATATATAA
- a CDS encoding RNA-guided endonuclease TnpB family protein, which translates to MKTYNLAFKYRIYPNEIQANTINATFGCARLVYNRFLAQRKELYETEKKSVTYNTQAKELPLLKNELPFLKEVDSIALQQALKNLETAYKNFFQKRTAFPKFKSKRSTRKSYNTVSTSNNIRVEGSYLKLPKLGLVRIKLHRQIPQNYVIKSATISQEPNGAYYVSLLTEFEKDIKEVSRVYKCDECNSEIDRDLNASINIREVGRELLAY; encoded by the coding sequence ATGAAGACATATAATTTAGCTTTTAAATATAGAATCTATCCTAATGAAATTCAAGCGAATACGATTAATGCAACTTTTGGTTGTGCTAGACTTGTATATAATAGATTCTTAGCTCAGAGAAAAGAATTGTATGAGACAGAAAAAAAATCTGTAACTTACAATACTCAAGCTAAAGAACTACCCCTACTTAAAAATGAATTACCATTCTTGAAAGAGGTTGATTCTATTGCATTACAACAAGCTCTTAAAAATTTAGAAACTGCATATAAGAATTTCTTTCAAAAGCGTACAGCATTTCCTAAGTTCAAATCTAAAAGGTCAACTAGAAAATCATATAATACAGTATCTACAAGTAACAATATCAGAGTTGAAGGTAGTTATTTAAAACTCCCAAAGCTAGGTTTAGTTAGAATTAAGCTTCATAGACAGATACCTCAAAATTATGTAATTAAATCAGCTACCATTAGCCAAGAGCCTAATGGTGCTTACTACGTTTCTTTACTAACTGAGTTTGAAAAGGATATTAAAGAAGTTTCAAGAGTTTACAAATGTGATGAATGTAACTCAGAGATAGATAGAGATCTAAACGCCAGTATAAATATTCGTGAGGTTGGTAGAGAGCTACTAGCCTATTAA
- a CDS encoding SEL1-like repeat protein, which yields MNLENRLYVGKMYEEGIDVEKNIDLAIDVYEAIAKDGWPIGYSKIGQIYDLGKGVEKDLEKAKKYYEKGMLLNERDCTYNLGMIILKEGREVEGVKILEKAINLNHYEAFNTLGVYYEKRKDYEKAYFYYKKGEEHESGRSIFGLGVLYENGKGVKKDLEKAKEYYRKSWELGYVTALKFLLALNECTDEEIEFLENEAEQNNNSLNLALGKYYLNKGNLEKAKLFGKKALLGSNDGVYNLLGSIEQKLRNSEKAMEYYNLGIDKGDISCKYSKGWLAFLLRDYKLAKEVYLELKESKSQIVYSMLIMVFSNLKEFENVEEYYNLLLEKHRDEKIKRMYGYSKFRLKEYDKAVEIYGQLKDLNQNEINMLGIGYYKIGRYEECLNTLKKMKNQEEYEKYKVKIEGEEKKEGKLIKIWQILAACM from the coding sequence ATGAATTTGGAAAATAGATTATATGTTGGAAAGATGTATGAAGAGGGGATTGATGTTGAAAAAAATATAGATTTGGCTATAGATGTATATGAAGCTATAGCAAAAGATGGGTGGCCTATAGGATATTCTAAAATAGGGCAAATATATGATTTAGGGAAAGGTGTAGAGAAAGATTTAGAAAAAGCTAAGAAATATTATGAAAAAGGTATGTTATTAAATGAAAGAGATTGCACATATAATTTAGGAATGATTATTTTAAAAGAGGGGAGAGAAGTAGAAGGAGTAAAGATTCTAGAAAAAGCTATAAATTTAAATCACTATGAAGCTTTTAATACATTGGGAGTCTATTATGAAAAGAGAAAAGATTATGAAAAAGCTTATTTTTACTATAAAAAAGGTGAGGAACATGAGAGTGGAAGATCCATCTTTGGTTTAGGAGTTCTTTATGAAAATGGTAAAGGAGTAAAAAAAGATTTGGAAAAAGCTAAGGAATATTATAGAAAATCTTGGGAGTTGGGATATGTGACAGCTTTAAAGTTTTTATTGGCCTTAAATGAGTGTACAGATGAAGAAATTGAATTTTTAGAAAATGAAGCTGAACAAAATAATAATTCTTTAAATTTAGCTTTAGGAAAATATTATTTAAATAAAGGAAATTTAGAAAAGGCAAAATTATTTGGAAAAAAGGCTTTATTAGGTAGCAATGACGGTGTTTATAACCTTTTAGGTAGTATAGAACAAAAATTGAGAAATAGTGAAAAGGCTATGGAGTATTATAATCTTGGAATTGATAAAGGAGATATATCATGTAAGTACTCAAAAGGTTGGCTAGCATTTTTACTAAGGGATTATAAGTTGGCTAAAGAAGTTTATTTAGAGTTAAAAGAGTCAAAAAGTCAGATAGTTTATAGTATGTTAATTATGGTTTTTTCAAATTTAAAAGAGTTTGAAAATGTAGAGGAGTATTATAATCTATTGTTAGAAAAACATAGAGATGAAAAGATCAAAAGAATGTATGGATATTCAAAGTTTAGATTGAAAGAGTATGATAAAGCTGTTGAAATATATGGACAATTAAAAGATTTAAATCAAAATGAGATAAATATGTTAGGAATTGGATACTATAAAATTGGAAGATATGAGGAGTGTTTAAATACTTTAAAAAAAATGAAAAATCAAGAGGAGTATGAAAAATATAAGGTTAAGATAGAAGGGGAAGAAAAAAAAGAGGGGAAATTAATAAAAATATGGCAAATATTAGCAGCTTGCATGTAG
- the csx2 gene encoding TIGR02221 family CRISPR-associated protein, with amino-acid sequence MGKILLTALGGATQNYRTTNYSIEGKEYSDKKFILSALDEHYNFDKIFVLGTTSSMWDAFYEHICNVTETPSSVEDYMFINNQCSSANCETDFSNVKLTPITNILPDKYSLKFMKFGVSELEMIENLNLLIEITENLEDEHEIYLDLTHGFRSNAFYMFMVMNYINDVKGSNDSIKGIFYGMHESKLNPTPILNLKIFSEISNLLKGVHDIKNYGNFYTITNSIEDTKIKNKLDNFSNSLNINYIGEVKNRLNELNNVIKALKETNNPLINMIVPKALNEFLDKFSNIKSNHIFLLEISKWYYEQKKYATSYLTMREAITAYFCDKYLGSITKENIEEANSKINKLHNSYRNTNKIEKLDPSYKKMEKLLKIFRKCREIRNNIAHSGDQKLNAFNDINNISKYIDELNTLFKDKDFANYLKNRLTFFND; translated from the coding sequence ATGGGAAAAATTCTTTTAACAGCTCTAGGAGGAGCCACTCAAAACTATAGAACTACAAACTACTCTATCGAAGGAAAAGAATATTCTGATAAAAAATTCATTCTTTCGGCTTTAGATGAACACTATAACTTTGATAAGATTTTTGTTTTAGGTACTACCTCATCCATGTGGGATGCTTTTTACGAACATATTTGCAATGTTACAGAGACACCTTCAAGTGTTGAAGATTATATGTTTATTAATAATCAATGTAGTTCTGCCAACTGTGAAACAGATTTTTCAAATGTGAAACTTACACCTATTACTAATATTCTTCCAGATAAATATAGTTTAAAATTTATGAAATTTGGAGTTTCAGAACTTGAAATGATTGAAAATCTTAACCTTCTTATTGAAATCACGGAAAACTTAGAGGATGAGCATGAAATCTACCTTGATTTAACTCATGGGTTCCGTTCAAATGCTTTTTATATGTTTATGGTCATGAACTATATAAACGATGTTAAAGGTTCAAATGATTCAATAAAAGGTATTTTCTATGGAATGCATGAGTCTAAACTAAATCCAACTCCAATATTAAATTTAAAAATATTCTCTGAAATCTCCAATCTTTTAAAAGGAGTTCATGATATTAAAAATTATGGGAATTTCTACACTATTACAAACTCAATTGAAGATACAAAAATAAAAAATAAATTAGATAACTTTTCCAATTCACTAAATATAAACTATATTGGTGAAGTTAAAAATAGATTAAATGAATTAAATAATGTTATAAAAGCATTAAAAGAAACGAATAATCCTCTTATAAATATGATTGTTCCAAAAGCTTTAAATGAATTTTTAGATAAATTTTCAAATATAAAAAGCAATCATATCTTCTTACTTGAAATTTCAAAATGGTATTATGAGCAGAAAAAATATGCCACTTCTTATCTAACTATGAGAGAAGCTATTACTGCTTATTTTTGTGATAAATATCTAGGTTCTATTACAAAAGAGAATATTGAAGAAGCTAACTCAAAAATAAATAAATTACACAATAGTTATAGAAATACCAATAAAATAGAAAAACTTGACCCTAGTTATAAAAAAATGGAAAAGTTACTTAAAATTTTCAGAAAATGTCGTGAAATTAGAAATAATATAGCTCACTCAGGAGATCAGAAACTAAATGCCTTTAACGATATAAACAATATCTCAAAGTATATTGATGAACTTAATACACTTTTTAAAGATAAAGATTTTGCAAACTATCTAAAAAATAGATTAACATTTTTTAATGATTAA
- a CDS encoding phospholipase D family protein: MGICALKDGKRLCVNYEDIFDSSRYHTISIITYSTSLKFILRNIQKFQKVNLIIGLEENNFLDNIGKLFDAEERIEFWKDLDIKTKEKIKDGQVNIKYGKKGVLIHSKIYILEGENETRVIIGSANFSTAAFTNPKQYEEIYIFEDKEHFNIYRERFKEIQEQSSDYIPQNLKNIMNPIDIISNEETIIKETMIAILSNEGEGIDFTREELEELDIELKKAKVQINELATIQERINKTTRLNSKEGKRTMYKNVKEKVQSIDVKSAKSKKKDFLDRRPELIYNKMNNQIYLKKDEDAYIYSRESNNIQIKKSIQNIHRFCEAHKEFSQDNSGDPGKVLEAILYSFISPFIWKFKEEYSNQKNSTASKARIPSFMILGGRADSGKSTILEFLCRLTGSDRNSYYGYENIFKDIDTLFKTEKVYPIFIDEIPQAFFKSSATDLGERLIKSIANDLNQVHPTMIGVTNLNEFNVKPELLKRIYYIEVNNIFDKRRMDSASDVLKDIFLETDDTLFKDFLYRASLIVNTTEDFSYLFSDFLKVAREIFAEYYRISEIVIPKYFPQGKFIDFENRGRDFWHTYYRSYPEAFIENYRKDIGKKTLIIDLKKLGIVNEKDISMAKNYLDSTCIINEAGMLELKKDKFLKWINVEGSDKVDFISKIKKLFSVNSEPNYPK, translated from the coding sequence ATGGGAATATGTGCTTTAAAAGATGGTAAAAGATTATGTGTTAATTATGAAGATATTTTTGATTCATCACGATATCACACAATTTCAATAATTACTTACAGTACTTCACTTAAATTTATTTTGAGAAATATTCAAAAATTTCAAAAAGTAAACCTAATTATAGGATTGGAAGAAAACAATTTTTTGGATAATATAGGCAAATTATTTGACGCGGAGGAAAGAATTGAATTCTGGAAAGATTTAGATATTAAGACAAAGGAAAAAATAAAAGATGGACAAGTTAACATAAAGTATGGAAAAAAGGGAGTTTTAATCCATTCTAAGATATACATACTTGAAGGAGAAAATGAAACGAGAGTTATCATAGGATCAGCTAACTTTTCTACAGCAGCCTTTACTAATCCTAAGCAATATGAAGAGATTTATATTTTTGAGGACAAAGAACATTTCAATATTTATAGAGAGAGATTTAAAGAAATACAGGAACAGAGTAGTGACTATATCCCACAAAATTTAAAGAATATTATGAATCCAATTGACATTATTTCTAATGAAGAAACTATAATAAAGGAAACGATGATTGCTATCTTGTCTAATGAAGGAGAAGGAATAGATTTTACAAGAGAAGAGCTAGAAGAATTAGATATTGAATTAAAGAAAGCAAAGGTACAAATAAATGAATTAGCAACTATTCAAGAAAGAATAAATAAGACAACTCGTTTAAATAGTAAAGAAGGAAAGCGAACAATGTATAAAAATGTGAAAGAAAAGGTACAAAGTATTGATGTTAAATCAGCAAAATCAAAGAAAAAAGACTTTCTGGATAGAAGACCTGAACTTATATACAATAAAATGAATAATCAAATTTATCTAAAAAAAGATGAAGATGCATATATTTATTCTAGAGAGAGTAATAATATACAAATAAAAAAATCAATACAAAATATTCATAGGTTTTGTGAAGCCCATAAAGAATTTTCTCAGGATAATTCTGGAGATCCAGGTAAAGTTTTGGAAGCCATTCTTTATTCTTTCATATCTCCTTTTATTTGGAAATTTAAAGAAGAATATTCAAATCAAAAGAATTCAACTGCATCTAAAGCAAGGATCCCTAGTTTTATGATTTTAGGAGGAAGAGCTGATTCAGGAAAAAGTACTATCTTGGAGTTTTTATGTAGACTTACAGGAAGTGATAGAAATTCATATTATGGATATGAGAATATTTTTAAGGATATTGATACACTTTTTAAAACTGAAAAAGTATATCCTATATTTATAGATGAAATACCCCAAGCTTTCTTTAAAAGTTCAGCTACTGATTTAGGAGAAAGACTTATAAAGAGTATTGCTAATGATCTTAATCAAGTTCACCCTACGATGATAGGAGTTACAAACTTAAATGAATTTAATGTGAAACCAGAGCTATTAAAAAGAATATATTATATTGAAGTTAATAATATCTTTGACAAACGTAGAATGGATAGTGCAAGTGACGTTTTAAAGGATATTTTTCTTGAAACGGATGATACTTTATTTAAAGATTTTTTATATAGAGCATCATTAATAGTGAATACAACAGAAGATTTTTCATATCTATTTTCTGATTTTTTAAAGGTGGCAAGAGAAATATTTGCAGAGTATTATAGAATAAGCGAAATAGTTATACCAAAATATTTTCCACAAGGTAAATTTATTGATTTTGAAAATAGAGGGCGTGATTTTTGGCATACTTATTATAGGAGCTATCCAGAAGCTTTTATAGAAAATTACAGAAAAGATATAGGAAAGAAAACATTGATAATTGATTTGAAAAAATTAGGAATAGTTAATGAAAAAGATATCAGCATGGCTAAAAATTATTTAGACAGTACATGTATTATAAATGAAGCAGGAATGTTAGAATTAAAAAAAGATAAGTTCTTAAAATGGATTAATGTAGAAGGTTCAGATAAAGTAGATTTTATATCTAAAATAAAGAAGCTATTTAGTGTTAATAGTGAACCTAACTACCCTAAATAG
- a CDS encoding DUF1971 domain-containing protein: MKKFGCACDEEKEPTILDPSIDGPSEEIIEEHIREKIEEGLFDDNPIYDKNHLSDNLKKLNETPVMNEKTIFPDILKAHKLPEGKFGLLRVLSGKVNFVWEENPEVIYTVDSDHPLVIFPEKHHRVILNGPAELKVEFYE, from the coding sequence ATGAAAAAGTTTGGTTGTGCATGTGATGAAGAAAAAGAGCCAACGATATTAGATCCTAGTATTGATGGTCCTTCTGAGGAGATAATAGAGGAACATATAAGAGAAAAAATAGAAGAAGGGCTATTTGATGATAATCCAATCTATGATAAGAATCATCTTTCGGATAATTTAAAAAAGCTAAATGAAACTCCAGTTATGAATGAAAAAACAATTTTCCCTGATATTTTAAAAGCTCATAAGCTTCCAGAAGGAAAATTTGGTTTATTAAGAGTTTTATCAGGAAAAGTAAACTTTGTTTGGGAAGAAAATCCAGAAGTGATATATACAGTGGATTCGGATCATCCTTTGGTTATATTTCCAGAAAAGCACCATAGAGTAATATTAAATGGTCCTGCAGAATTAAAAGTAGAGTTTTATGAATAA
- a CDS encoding indolepyruvate ferredoxin oxidoreductase subunit alpha — translation MAYRINKDDCICCGACESVCPVSCISEVEDGKREINEDQCIDCGSCASVCPVSCISQI, via the coding sequence ATGGCATATAGAATAAATAAAGATGATTGTATTTGTTGTGGAGCTTGTGAGTCAGTGTGTCCTGTATCATGTATATCTGAAGTTGAAGATGGAAAAAGAGAAATAAATGAGGATCAATGTATAGATTGTGGTTCGTGTGCTTCAGTATGTCCAGTATCTTGCATATCGCAAATATAA